Proteins encoded together in one Congzhengia minquanensis window:
- a CDS encoding DUF4829 domain-containing protein gives MKFRVLIIISVLVLLIILCYTLYIPTRPHGMSPEETVNYYFEQYNDKNIKKINSITHPSHRSNGAELDFNKLISVKVINLQEEKDSNKIFFDYKEVYSSPPYQVSMVRAKYDIQFKGEFGSTTRSGINETNFYLIKKHEDSDWLIVSMGLG, from the coding sequence TTGAAATTTCGCGTGCTTATAATTATTTCTGTTCTCGTTTTACTAATTATTTTATGTTATACACTTTATATTCCAACTCGACCTCATGGCATGTCACCCGAAGAAACAGTAAACTATTATTTTGAGCAATATAACGATAAGAACATAAAAAAAATAAATTCTATAACCCATCCATCCCATAGATCAAATGGAGCAGAATTGGATTTTAATAAATTAATATCGGTAAAGGTTATTAATTTACAAGAAGAAAAAGATTCAAACAAAATTTTCTTTGATTATAAAGAAGTTTATAGTTCCCCACCTTATCAGGTATCTATGGTAAGAGCAAAATATGATATACAATTTAAGGGTGAGTTTGGTTCAACCACTCGCAGTGGAATAAATGAAACAAATTTTTATTTAATAAAAAAACACGAGGACTCAGATTGGCTTATTGTTAGCATGGGGCTTGGTTAA
- a CDS encoding RHS repeat-associated core domain-containing protein translates to MHTKTMPDGKTITYEYDKAKNVDKVTDYSGKVTNYSYDNANRLALVWGDGVDISYQYSNAQGLVSRVTYGSSSNTQDYTYNNAGEITQVTRKIGSSSVPYNYVYDDNGNLLQETEDGVVANAYTYDEVNRLKTSTDKFGTTATYGFNANGNITSKVMTYAPATSYTLTNAGASYEFTNIKSHKVTMMYNAQNQLQTRSESITGTTGGVTKSMSSSELFTAYTNDGSLKSKKETLGTNLLTKSYWYNDRSQMIAYKENNVTKAEYTYDAEGYRASKTVGGVTTRFYWDRGFTANESDGTNFTAKNTIGGGGIVSRKLGTATPMYLMKDVHGDTTAVLQSGSTVGTYDYDAFGKQLTSSGTADNPYRYCGEYIDGETGFIYLRNRYYDPSIGRFISEDPYWNPANMIYGDNDTSEFKYLIDETQEVIQNKLTPCINQDDDDQQLKTDFFEIKYDVPVTSV, encoded by the coding sequence TTGCACACGAAGACGATGCCGGACGGGAAGACGATTACGTATGAATATGACAAGGCGAAGAATGTAGACAAGGTGACGGACTATTCCGGCAAGGTGACGAACTATTCTTATGACAATGCAAACCGGTTAGCGTTGGTTTGGGGAGATGGGGTTGACATATCGTATCAGTATTCGAACGCCCAGGGGTTAGTGAGCCGGGTGACGTATGGGTCGAGCAGCAATACGCAGGATTATACGTATAACAATGCAGGAGAGATTACACAGGTTACAAGAAAGATTGGTTCTAGCAGCGTGCCTTATAACTACGTTTATGATGACAACGGGAATCTGCTTCAGGAAACAGAAGACGGGGTTGTGGCCAATGCATATACGTATGATGAAGTAAACAGGCTGAAGACCTCGACGGACAAATTTGGCACAACGGCCACCTATGGTTTTAACGCAAACGGCAATATAACGTCAAAGGTAATGACATATGCACCGGCAACGAGTTACACGCTGACGAACGCAGGGGCAAGCTATGAGTTTACGAACATCAAATCACACAAGGTAACGATGATGTACAACGCGCAGAACCAGCTTCAAACGCGGTCGGAGTCTATCACCGGGACAACGGGAGGCGTGACAAAGTCGATGTCATCATCGGAATTGTTTACAGCGTATACGAACGACGGGTCGTTAAAGAGCAAAAAGGAAACGCTGGGAACGAATTTGCTGACAAAGAGCTATTGGTATAACGACCGGAGCCAAATGATTGCGTATAAAGAGAACAACGTGACGAAGGCGGAATATACGTATGACGCGGAAGGGTATCGCGCGTCGAAGACGGTGGGCGGCGTAACGACAAGGTTTTATTGGGACAGAGGGTTTACGGCAAACGAGTCCGACGGAACGAACTTTACCGCGAAGAACACCATTGGAGGCGGCGGGATTGTGTCAAGAAAGTTGGGCACGGCTACGCCGATGTATTTGATGAAAGACGTTCACGGTGACACGACAGCGGTTCTGCAAAGTGGCTCGACAGTGGGGACGTATGATTACGACGCGTTCGGCAAGCAGCTCACGAGCAGCGGGACGGCGGATAATCCGTATCGTTACTGTGGGGAGTATATCGACGGCGAGACAGGGTTTATTTACCTTAGAAACCGCTACTACGACCCGAGTATTGGGAGGTTTATCAGTGAGGACCCGTATTGGAACCCGGCGAATATGATTTATGGGGATAACGACACGTCAGAATTTAAATATTTAATAGACGAAACACAAGAAGTTATCCAAAATAAACTTACTCCCTGTATTAATCAAGATGATGATGACCAACAATTAAAAACGGATTTTTTCGAAATAAAATATGATGTTCCCGTAACATCCGTTTAA
- a CDS encoding RHS repeat-associated core domain-containing protein, with translation MKENERASSFAPEEGAGMVDIINNNYSYLPPEQANDEAQPFMAAAHQSMVGEMSDAALASASADESDSVFEVDTVSSPMYFESGNNDSVSLKTGDLMYAKSLFSFPGRNGLDLDVAIRYNSSDAVNTVDEFEVKGISSELNYRQFAAGWIFNFSNIHIANDNIKEVYGYKKKYSLCLADGGAYEINSDLTLKNYDLQDMVLTEDTAKNEYVLTYANGRVERFDKQYGNIVSITDRFGNEICFEYGEIAYYSGSFFSYRFDENYCSRKLNALKRITDSTGRVIDVEYGHSVKYSGKRIDSITFRFEEQVLAKLQLDTIDTSKGRAYILTSVEDASGYQTRYEYVEKQSFQMDRYDLFDIRYNHMGSCILLEKVTYPTGGWSAYDYTIARRMYSQKLIGGGYFYDWYQVYKLSSKTDSSGYRIRYKYENDYSGYPFGYIPGDNDTHDQINADMQYHTVVQFPEYQTVYTFDRDHNMVREQTYDADNLVTLFAESGGSTSWNVMVYNSLYRVEAQQQAFVNDDAKHKCRTVIYRTDEEGNVEFLNVLDNKKLNIKAVKTVNGYIYIFSSGVTNYNDLGESIGGESGIIVYRYSTYNDVIERFAVPYIGSTIDFSKFYYSGTMFTYDTCTASGFQSIRFDPNASLTEDPWSSITSTAITTSADITYLYSQGGSLFYRVGNTNTMIKYTPATSAVVTKTISGLSSVLRGAASYNKAFVYSDSTLYEVNYDAGTLTSLCTLTSLPAGGLLYPDTKDNLYYLVKENGLYNKVNKITMSSPGAPALYAERLFPTKEVRVVAGMTSLHIGLFYNNNSGVLKSFGGFEKVILTDNTDLVYKKSTEYTYNSYKQQTGKIYKVYKGANVKQLYSESYAYVDKHDAPLYVTDKLGNTTTYEYSSSPYFIPTKVTQYAGTANALVTTNVLSSDKKKMASTSTAYGDRTLDTAYTYDSTYPGNVVGETLTETRNGTSKVLRDYAYEYNTTSSANGRNAYVTKKTTKNITGLNASFVSANLGNAVVTYEYDTSGRLLKTTQDDLKTVNTYQANGWILSEEAPNFMTKEYTYTLGSGVNKTEIKYGFNEHSAYGTYLNSSCTYVEYYDDLGRVIKRAERYKDSASSAEKEQTVSTFVYYGHRLSNICDGKDNKTRIYYDPYDRETVKEVLNGLYTVNGQERSYDDYELTTSITNKSRYYSKKFKDITFDVAGRPVMEKAYTTQDSFRTTQTVYDHMGNISSVTDPKGVTTTYTYDKMGNMTKVTNGLNQSTSYEYDSFGNVTKQTLPGGGVTTYTYDTLGRLNVETDALNKSRYVSYYKFDERPLKSKDKSGNVTQYTYDTVALTYTGGLLRSKTVGSTTISYTYDHWLNIAEINDGGEITSYTYTGNNLLHTKTMPDGKTITYEYDKAKNVDKVTDYSGKVTNYSYDNANRLALVWGDGVDISYQYSNAQGLVSRVTYGSSSNTQDYTYNNAGEITQVTRKIGSSSVPYNYVYDDNGNLLQETEDGVVANAYTYDEVNRLKTSTDKFGTTATYGFNANGNITSKVMTYAPATSYTLTNAGASYEFTNIKSHKVTMMYNAQNQLQTRSESITGTTGGVTKSMSSSELCTAYTNDGSLKSKKETLGTNLLTKSYWYNDRSQMIAYKENNVTKAEYTYDAEGYRASKTVGGVTTRFYWDRGFTANESDGTNFTAKNTIGGGGIVSRKLGTATPMYLMKDVHGDTTAVLQSGSTVGTYDYDAFGKQLTSSGTADNPYRYCGEYIDGETGFIYLRNRYYDPSIGRFISEDPYWNPANMIYGDNGERGLPDFAAIVQSSNLYVYCRNNPINRDDIWGLYDRDKAVRFAKTYFIEKIFSSNHPYYQGHDCANFVSYCLKAGKVQQDDNWYMNFVIGIAGKYIGSWSASWTVASEQYRIFSDPSFGYSTGKFTVWSASGVKIAAKYQNVRPGDLLYFCDENGQPTHATIITDVTETDIYYNAHSNQRNHQSLAEVIENPVVIIRMNDDA, from the coding sequence ATGAAAGAGAATGAGAGGGCAAGTTCATTTGCTCCGGAAGAAGGCGCAGGAATGGTTGACATTATCAACAACAACTATTCCTATTTGCCGCCGGAGCAGGCAAATGACGAGGCGCAGCCGTTTATGGCTGCTGCGCATCAGAGTATGGTGGGTGAGATGTCGGATGCGGCTTTGGCTTCGGCATCGGCTGACGAATCGGACTCAGTTTTTGAAGTGGACACGGTGAGTTCGCCCATGTATTTTGAAAGCGGGAACAACGATTCTGTTTCCTTGAAAACCGGGGATTTGATGTATGCAAAGTCTTTGTTTTCTTTTCCCGGCAGGAATGGTTTGGATTTGGATGTAGCCATTCGCTACAACTCGTCGGACGCGGTGAATACGGTGGACGAGTTTGAAGTTAAGGGAATTAGCAGCGAGCTAAATTACAGGCAGTTTGCCGCAGGCTGGATTTTTAATTTTTCGAACATTCATATTGCAAACGACAACATTAAGGAAGTTTATGGCTATAAAAAGAAGTATAGTTTATGTCTTGCAGATGGCGGCGCTTATGAAATTAATTCTGACCTTACCTTGAAAAATTACGATTTGCAGGACATGGTATTGACAGAAGATACTGCTAAGAATGAATATGTGTTGACATATGCAAACGGGCGTGTGGAGCGGTTTGACAAACAATATGGGAACATTGTGAGCATTACAGATAGATTTGGAAACGAGATTTGTTTTGAATATGGAGAAATTGCGTATTACAGCGGTTCGTTTTTCAGCTATCGGTTTGACGAAAATTATTGCAGCCGCAAGTTAAATGCCTTAAAAAGGATAACGGACAGCACCGGACGCGTGATTGATGTTGAATATGGCCATAGTGTAAAGTATTCCGGCAAGCGGATTGATTCGATTACGTTTCGGTTTGAGGAACAAGTTTTGGCGAAATTGCAGCTGGATACGATTGACACATCTAAGGGAAGAGCCTACATTTTGACCTCGGTTGAGGATGCGTCTGGATATCAAACGCGCTATGAATATGTTGAAAAGCAGTCGTTTCAAATGGATCGCTATGATTTATTTGATATTCGTTATAACCATATGGGGTCGTGTATACTTTTAGAAAAAGTGACGTATCCTACCGGCGGCTGGTCTGCTTATGACTATACAATTGCCCGAAGAATGTATAGCCAAAAGTTAATTGGCGGCGGTTATTTCTATGACTGGTATCAGGTGTATAAATTAAGCAGCAAAACCGATTCCTCGGGCTATAGAATCCGCTACAAATATGAAAATGATTATTCCGGGTATCCGTTCGGGTATATTCCGGGAGACAACGATACGCACGACCAGATTAATGCGGATATGCAGTACCATACGGTTGTTCAGTTTCCTGAATATCAGACGGTTTATACATTTGACCGGGACCACAACATGGTTCGGGAGCAGACCTATGATGCAGACAATTTGGTGACGCTATTTGCAGAGAGCGGAGGCAGTACCTCATGGAATGTGATGGTATATAATTCGCTTTATCGGGTAGAGGCGCAGCAGCAGGCCTTTGTTAACGATGATGCCAAACATAAATGCAGAACCGTTATCTATCGGACAGACGAAGAGGGAAACGTTGAGTTTTTAAATGTATTGGACAATAAAAAACTGAATATAAAAGCAGTGAAGACGGTTAACGGTTATATTTATATCTTCTCTAGCGGCGTTACAAATTATAATGATCTTGGAGAAAGTATAGGTGGGGAAAGCGGCATCATTGTTTATCGTTATAGCACGTATAATGATGTGATTGAACGGTTTGCTGTTCCGTACATCGGCAGCACCATTGACTTTTCAAAATTTTATTACAGCGGCACGATGTTCACCTATGACACATGCACAGCAAGCGGATTTCAGTCGATTCGGTTTGATCCGAATGCATCGCTTACAGAAGATCCCTGGAGTTCGATTACCAGCACGGCCATAACGACAAGTGCTGATATTACCTATTTATATTCGCAGGGCGGCAGTCTGTTTTATAGGGTAGGGAACACCAACACCATGATAAAATATACGCCTGCTACCTCTGCGGTTGTGACGAAAACAATTTCCGGGCTGTCCAGCGTATTGCGGGGTGCTGCCAGCTACAACAAGGCGTTTGTTTATTCGGATTCAACGCTTTATGAGGTAAATTACGATGCGGGGACATTAACCAGCCTGTGTACGTTGACCAGTTTGCCGGCGGGGGGCTTGCTCTATCCTGATACGAAGGACAATCTTTATTATTTAGTAAAAGAGAATGGATTGTATAACAAGGTGAATAAAATAACCATGTCTAGCCCCGGAGCGCCGGCGCTTTATGCGGAAAGGCTGTTCCCCACAAAAGAAGTTCGTGTAGTGGCAGGTATGACTTCGCTGCATATTGGGTTATTTTATAACAATAATTCCGGCGTTTTAAAATCCTTTGGGGGATTTGAAAAAGTAATTTTGACGGACAACACCGATTTGGTGTATAAAAAAAGCACGGAATATACGTATAACAGCTATAAGCAGCAGACCGGCAAGATATATAAAGTATATAAAGGCGCGAATGTGAAGCAGCTGTATTCGGAAAGTTATGCGTATGTAGACAAGCACGATGCGCCGCTTTATGTGACGGACAAGCTGGGCAACACAACCACCTATGAATATTCCAGTTCACCTTATTTTATTCCGACGAAGGTGACGCAGTATGCAGGGACGGCAAATGCGCTTGTTACGACCAATGTGCTTTCCAGCGACAAAAAGAAAATGGCGAGTACGAGCACGGCGTATGGCGACAGGACTCTTGATACGGCATATACCTATGATTCCACTTATCCGGGCAATGTTGTTGGCGAAACACTGACGGAAACAAGAAACGGTACAAGCAAGGTATTAAGGGATTATGCATATGAATATAATACCACATCGAGCGCAAACGGCAGAAACGCTTATGTAACCAAAAAGACAACGAAAAATATTACCGGATTAAACGCAAGTTTTGTAAGTGCAAATTTGGGGAATGCTGTGGTAACATATGAATATGACACCAGCGGGCGGCTGTTAAAAACAACACAGGACGACTTGAAAACGGTGAATACGTATCAGGCGAACGGCTGGATTTTAAGCGAAGAAGCGCCGAACTTTATGACGAAGGAATATACGTATACGTTAGGCAGCGGCGTGAACAAAACGGAGATTAAGTATGGGTTTAACGAGCACAGCGCGTATGGAACGTATTTAAATTCAAGCTGCACGTATGTAGAATATTACGATGATTTGGGCAGGGTGATAAAGCGGGCGGAACGGTATAAAGATTCGGCGTCGAGTGCAGAGAAGGAGCAAACGGTTTCTACGTTTGTTTATTACGGCCACCGGCTGTCAAACATTTGTGACGGAAAGGACAACAAAACAAGGATTTATTATGACCCCTATGACCGCGAAACAGTGAAAGAGGTTTTGAACGGCCTTTATACTGTGAATGGTCAGGAGCGCAGCTATGATGACTATGAGCTGACAACCAGCATAACAAACAAGTCGAGATATTACAGCAAAAAGTTTAAGGACATTACGTTTGACGTGGCCGGGCGCCCGGTGATGGAAAAGGCATATACCACACAGGACAGCTTTCGAACGACGCAGACGGTTTATGACCATATGGGGAATATAAGTTCTGTAACCGACCCGAAGGGTGTAACGACGACATATACCTATGACAAAATGGGGAATATGACGAAGGTTACAAATGGATTAAATCAGAGCACAAGCTATGAATATGATTCCTTTGGGAACGTGACGAAGCAGACGCTTCCCGGCGGCGGCGTGACGACGTACACTTACGACACGCTGGGGCGTTTGAATGTGGAAACAGATGCGCTGAACAAGAGCAGATATGTGTCGTATTACAAATTTGATGAAAGGCCGCTTAAGAGCAAAGACAAATCGGGGAACGTGACGCAGTATACGTATGATACTGTAGCGTTAACGTACACCGGGGGCTTGCTGCGCTCCAAGACGGTGGGCAGCACGACCATCAGCTACACCTATGACCACTGGCTGAATATTGCGGAGATAAACGACGGCGGAGAGATTACGAGCTACACGTACACCGGGAACAACCTTTTGCACACGAAGACGATGCCGGACGGGAAGACGATTACGTATGAATATGACAAGGCGAAGAATGTAGACAAGGTGACGGACTATTCCGGCAAGGTGACGAACTATTCTTATGACAATGCAAACCGGTTAGCGTTGGTTTGGGGAGATGGGGTTGACATATCGTATCAGTATTCGAACGCCCAGGGGTTAGTGAGCCGGGTGACGTATGGGTCGAGCAGCAATACGCAGGATTATACGTATAACAATGCAGGAGAGATTACACAGGTTACAAGAAAGATTGGTTCTAGCAGCGTGCCTTATAACTACGTTTATGATGACAACGGGAATCTGCTTCAGGAAACAGAAGACGGGGTTGTGGCCAATGCATATACGTATGATGAAGTAAACAGGCTGAAGACCTCGACGGACAAATTTGGCACAACGGCCACCTATGGTTTTAACGCAAACGGCAATATAACGTCAAAGGTAATGACATATGCACCGGCAACGAGTTACACGCTGACGAACGCAGGGGCAAGCTATGAGTTTACGAACATCAAATCACACAAGGTAACGATGATGTACAACGCGCAGAACCAGCTTCAAACGCGGTCGGAGTCTATCACCGGGACAACGGGAGGCGTGACAAAGTCGATGTCATCATCGGAATTGTGTACAGCGTATACGAACGACGGGTCGTTAAAGAGCAAAAAGGAAACGCTGGGAACGAATTTGCTGACAAAGAGCTATTGGTATAACGACCGGAGCCAAATGATTGCGTATAAAGAGAACAACGTGACGAAGGCGGAATATACGTATGACGCGGAAGGGTATCGCGCGTCGAAGACGGTGGGCGGCGTAACGACAAGGTTTTATTGGGACAGAGGGTTTACGGCAAACGAGTCCGACGGAACGAACTTTACCGCGAAGAACACCATTGGAGGCGGCGGGATTGTGTCAAGAAAGTTGGGCACGGCTACGCCGATGTATTTGATGAAAGACGTTCACGGTGACACGACAGCGGTTCTGCAAAGTGGCTCGACAGTGGGGACGTATGATTACGACGCGTTCGGCAAGCAGCTCACGAGCAGCGGGACGGCGGATAATCCGTATCGTTACTGTGGGGAGTATATCGACGGCGAGACAGGGTTTATTTACCTTAGAAACCGCTACTACGACCCGAGTATTGGGAGGTTTATCAGTGAGGACCCGTATTGGAACCCGGCGAATATGATTTATGGGGATAATGGCGAGCGGGGATTGCCTGATTTTGCGGCGATTGTGCAGAGTTCAAATTTGTATGTGTATTGCAGGAACAATCCGATTAATCGCGATGATATTTGGGGGTTGTATGATAGAGATAAGGCGGTAAGGTTTGCGAAAACATATTTTATTGAAAAAATATTTAGTAGTAATCATCCTTATTACCAAGGTCATGATTGCGCTAACTTTGTATCTTACTGTTTAAAAGCAGGTAAAGTGCAGCAAGATGATAATTGGTATATGAATTTTGTTATTGGTATAGCAGGAAAATATATTGGAAGTTGGTCCGCGAGTTGGACGGTTGCAAGTGAACAATACCGTATTTTTAGTGATCCAAGTTTTGGTTATAGTACCGGAAAATTTACAGTGTGGTCAGCATCAGGTGTAAAAATTGCGGCAAAATATCAAAATGTTCGCCCTGGCGATTTACTATATTTCTGTGATGAAAATGGTCAGCCAACTCATGCAACGATTATAACAGATGTAACGGAAACCGATATATATTATAACGCCCATTCAAATCAGCGGAATCACCAATCCCTAGCAGAGGTAATAGAAAATCCGGTTGTTATTATCAGAATGAATGACGATGCATAA
- a CDS encoding nucleotidyltransferase domain-containing protein produces MGLKNIFGKKLENFLLYGSYAHGGYDSESDIDVFALVNMDKTE; encoded by the coding sequence GTGGGACTAAAAAATATATTCGGCAAAAAGCTTGAAAATTTTTTGCTTTATGGTTCGTATGCACACGGAGGTTATGACAGTGAATCTGATATTGACGTTTTTGCATTGGTAAATATGGATAAAACGGAATGA
- a CDS encoding RHS repeat-associated core domain-containing protein, with protein sequence MGLVTTHYYWDRGYTVNESKGTSFTAKNTIGNGGIVSRKVGTAAPLYLMKDVHGDTTAVLQNGATVRTYDYDVFGKQLTNSGTADNPYRYCGEYIDGETGFIYLRNRYYDPGIGRFISEDPGIGRFISEDPAKSGSNWYVYCENNPLKFVDPSGLVAGEKFRTLQELSNDWG encoded by the coding sequence GTGGGCCTCGTAACCACTCACTATTATTGGGACAGGGGCTATACGGTAAACGAGTCTAAAGGGACGTCGTTTACGGCAAAGAACACCATTGGCAATGGTGGGATTGTGTCAAGAAAGGTGGGCACAGCGGCGCCGCTGTATTTGATGAAAGACGTTCACGGTGACACGACGGCGGTTCTGCAAAACGGCGCGACTGTGAGGACGTATGATTACGACGTGTTCGGCAAGCAGCTCACGAACAGTGGGACGGCGGATAATCCGTATCGTTACTGCGGGGAGTATATCGACGGCGAGACAGGGTTTATTTACCTTAGGAACCGGTATTATGACCCGGGTATTGGGAGGTTTATCAGTGAGGACCCGGGTATTGGGAGGTTTATCAGTGAGGACCCGGCAAAGAGCGGCTCTAACTGGTACGTTTATTGTGAGAATAATCCGCTGAAGTTTGTGGATCCAAGCGGGTTAGTTGCTGGAGAAAAGTTTCGTACTTTACAAGAGTTATCTAACGACTGGGG